Proteins encoded by one window of Xyrauchen texanus isolate HMW12.3.18 chromosome 24, RBS_HiC_50CHRs, whole genome shotgun sequence:
- the LOC127618253 gene encoding hyaluronan-binding protein 2-like, translating into MNFKLWLLLLFLCAVIVPAQLKNKHDEHGRHGKHDKQHGRHGELGHGRHGEQGHGRHGKHGKKDRGRVKDLIAEYDMSDDSSDNDDANDWLFELQDVKGKCTPNPCKNGGVCEEKRDKFKCKCPKQFRGRRCERGKRVCMRGTCGKGLCLLTQNPPYYTCKCIPPFMPPNCKKASPCTPNPCENNGKCVKEEDDFDCVCENGFIGKYCQVDPNDCYEGDGESYRGKVSETEEGDECLDWNSEFVLDKGSFPFDAFVSTTGLGPHNYCRNPDGDKKPWCFIKRNKKLRWDYCDVRKCPTPATTTAKMVTTTAKPKPSTAVTPPQTTSPPETEMVPTKSKAFTTPESITSITAITSPSLLITSHHKTASFTRSFATCGKPQPKKKPNRIYGGLKSIPGAHPWQVSVQVKLKGTTQEYKHICGGTLIKSCWVLTAAHCIGRNQDYRVVLGGVNLGENEPADQTLQVESFIVHEKFLETPNVVYNDIALLKMNATNGECAKETQFVKIACLAEEPFADGTECSISGWGATEFLDYGSIHLLDAQVLLISQEACSSNKVYGALLDDGMICAGYLKGGVDSCQGDSGGPLTCDRDQTHYIYGIVSWGDNCGEKGKPGVYTRVLKYVDWINEKTGEGL; encoded by the exons ATGAATTTCAAGCTGTGGCTGCTGCTTCTCTTTCTCTGTGCTGTCATTGTTCCTGCACAG TTAAAGAACAAACATGATGAACATGGCAGACATGGGAAACATGATAAACAACATGGGAGGCATGGTGAACTTGGACATGGGAGGCATGGTGAACAAGGACATGGGAGGCATGGTAAACATGGAAAGAAAGACAGAGGAAGAGTGAAGG ATCTGATTGCGGAATATGATATGTCAGATGACTCATCAGATAATGATGATGCAAACGATTGGCTGTTTGAACTTCAAGATGTCAAAG GAAAATGCACCCCAAATCCATGCAAGAATGGAGGCGTTTGTGAGGAAAAGAGAGacaaatttaaatgcaaatgccCCAAGCAGTTCAGAGGCAGAAGATGCGAGAGAG GAAAAAGGGTTTGTATGAGGGGAACCTGTGGGAAAGGACTGTGTCTTCTGACCCAAAATCCTCCCTACTATACATGCAAGTGTATTCCACCATTCATGCCACCAAACTGCAAAAAAG CTTCTCCATGTACTCCAAACCCCTGTGAGAATAATGGCAAATGTGTTAAGGAAGAGGATGATTTTGACTGTGTCTGCGAAAATGGTTTCATTGGAAAATACTGTCAAGTTG ACCCAAATGACTGCTACGAAGGGGATGGAGAGTCATACAGAGGGAAGGTGTCAGAGACAGAAGAAGGAGATGAGTGTCTTGACTGGAACTCTGAATTTGTTCTGGATAAAGGATCCTTTCCTTTTGATGCATTTGTATCTACAACAGGCCTGGGACCCCATAACTACTGCAG AAACCCAGATGGAGATAAGAAGCCATGGTGCTTTATAAAGAGGAACAAGAAACTCAGATGGGACTATTGTGATGTCAGAAAATGTCCCACGCCTG CAACAACTACTGCAAAAATGGTCACCACCACAGCTAAACCAAAACCCTCTACAGCTGTAACTCCTCCCCAAACAACCTCACCACCTGAGACAG AAATGGTCCCCACCAAGTCTAAGGCCTTCACAACCCCAGAGAGCATCACTTCAATCACAGCAATCACTTCTCCTTCTCTActaatcacatcacatcacaaaacCGCTTCATTTACCAGGAGTTTTGCTACATGTGGTAAACCTCAGCCAAAGAAAAAACCAAACAGGATTTATGGCGGTCTTAAATCTATTCCTGGTGCCCATCCATGGCAAGTGTCAGTGCAGGTCAAACTTAAAGGGACCACCCAGGAATATAAACATATCTGTGGAGGCACCCTTATCAAATCTTGTTGGGTGCTGACTGCAGCCCACTGCAT TGGTAGAAACCAAGATTACCGTGTTGTGTTGGGAGGAGTAAATCTGGGGGAAAATGAGCCAGCAGACCAGACTCTGCAAGTGGAGAGCTTCATCGTCCACGAGAAGTTTTTGGAAACCCCAAACGTTGTCTACAATGATATTG CTCTGTTAAAGATGAATGCTACCAATGGAGAATGTGCAAAGGAAACTCAGTTTGTGAAGATAGCTTGCTTGGCCGAAGAACCTTTTGCagatggaacagaatgcagcatcTCTGGATGGGGAGCCACAGAATTCT TGGACTATGGCTCTATCCATTTGCTTGATGCACAAGTTTTGCTGATCTCTCAGGAGGCTTGTTCCAGCAATAAAGTTTATGGAGCTCTGTTGGATGATGGCATGATTTGTGCTGGCTATCTTAAGGGAGGAGTAGACTCCTGTCAG